The following is a genomic window from Canis lupus dingo isolate Sandy chromosome 26, ASM325472v2, whole genome shotgun sequence.
CTGGCCGCCTCTTCTAGTTCTGACTGTAGCCACAGGGGTGAGCAGCCTCTGGTggttttgctctctctctgactgcATCTGGACAGTGTTGGACTGCTTTAATTTTAGCACTTGCCCTTCCAGAGGAAAAAGCACTGTTCACCCACTGAAGGTGATATGTAAGCTAGGTTTTAGGTGTGCCCTGTTTAATTCCATTACTTCAGATCTTGGCAAATAAGGCCATTTTTGCTCAATCTAAATACTACATGCTTCACGATTTAAATGTCACCCAGTACCCCCTCGGTGGTCTTGTTTGCAACTGGAGAGTCCAATCAGGAGGGAATACCAAGATAAAGCTATCTCTGACCCTCTTCCAGTTGGACTTTGAGGTCGGGAACTGGAGCTTCACGCACACCCCTTCCCAGTACTGATGACCCAGGGGCATTATCGTCTTAACCCGGAGCGAACGCATTGGGTGCCGAGGACTGAACTTGCTGCCTGCGGGCCGCAAACCTGGTCTCTGATGCAAGCCTCCGGCATCCAGGGCTGGGCCTCAGGGGGCTGCCTGTGACGCTGCAAGCGCCTCGCGAAGTCGTGCGGCGTGTTCTAGCTGTCCTCTTGCTCCTTAACTTCGTTTCTAGGGAGCTCCTGAGCAGTCCCCTTCGGCCGGTGCGCTCGGCTCCCGGTCCCTGGCGAGGCTGACGGTGATGGGGAGGCCCCCCTCCGGCGGGGAGACCGCGAGCCGGCCCCGAGTCGGCCGGGTTCTTCCGGCGGAGCCCAgcccccggggcgggcgggggcggcccctCTCGCCGGGACTCGCCGCCGCTCCCCGCGCGGCCTGACGGAGGCGCAGGCCCGCCGCCGACTGGGGGAATGCGAGGCGGGCGAGGCGGGCGAGGCGGGCGAGGCGGGCGAGGCGGGCGAGGCGGGCGAGGCGGGCGAGGCGGGCCAGGCGGGCCAGGCGGGCCAGGCGGGCCAGGCGGGCCAGGCGGGCCAGGGCAGCAGCGGCCGCTGGGGCGCGCGGGGCACGGCGGCGCCGCGGCGTAGAGCTGTCcagccggccccggccccggccccgcgccccccccccgcgcccccgcgccccccgcgtcccccccccccgcgcccacCCCCGCGGGGCCGGCACGTGCGCCCGCAGCCCGCGCCGACGGCCGGGGAGCATGCCCGCCGGGGCCCGGCCGCTCGCCCGGGGCCCGCGCCTCCCCGCCGGcgtgaggcggcggcggcggcccagCGCGGCCGAAGAGGACGGAGCCGCGGCCGCGAGCGGGGTGAGTGCGAGCGGGGTGAGCAGAGCGCGGCCGGCCGGAAGGGAGCGGGCGCGGGGGGCCCCGGGCGTGGAGGGCGTGGCGCGCGGGGGCCCCCAGGGCACGTCTCCGAACCCccgccctctcctcccctcccctccctcccctcccctccgcccccccaaGACCAGGGTCCCCGCGGGCCGGGGCAGGTGCGTGTGGGCGAGCGCCGCGCTGGGCCTGTCCGTCCGCCCGCGCCTGAGCAAGGGCCGGGGGCGCGGTgggcacagcacagcacagcacagcacagcccgagcccgagcccgagccagCCCGGCGGGCATCCCTGCGGCCCTGGCCGCGGCCTGAGCACGGGGTGTGGCCCTGGGGAGACCTCAACTTGGGAGAAAGTGCCCCAGGGACGCCTCTGGCTGGAGGGAAACCTGGCCCATCCCCGTCCTGAGCTCCTGAGCTCCTGAGCGGCTCCCCTTCCTGTCGTCACCCGAGGTGCCAGCTGCCTCAGAGCTCCAACCTTCCCCTTGCACCCTGCCTCTCATCCTTTCTTATCAGGGGCAGGTCTGATGGCTGTTTGACGGAGAGGGGGGcacttcctcctccccaggaccGTCCAaacacctccctccccccaagaAACCCCAAATCGACATACTGTGTAAACAATGTGCTTGCTAGACAAATGTCATTTCAAGGCGAGTCCTCTAGCTCTGTCCCCTTTCAGCAGACCTGCTGCCCCTGTAGAGAATGTGCAATTTAAGATTCCTCATCCTACTGTGCTCTCCCTACCTCTGAAATAGAGAGGgctgggcgggaggggggggggggcggggggcaattGTGCAAAGTCTCAGGCTTGCCCACATCACCCTCTCCAGAATTGGGATTCTTCAAAGGAGACCTCCTTGGAGTGTCTTTCTTGGTCCACTACCAGCTCTCACCCAAGCCCCACCTGGGAGTCACTGCAGCTCATAGGACGGGCCCCTCTCCTTCATCTGGACCTGAACTAGCAGCCAGGCCCCCAGCATGACTGTCTCTGCTCTGAAGTGTCACTGCACTTTATGTTTCTTGTGTGACTCTTACCACCGTCTGCCTTATGTTACAGTTACTTTTTTGTGCCTGCTTATCTTCTCTGCTGGCTTGTGAGctcctggagggaggagaggcatgGATTTTGATTCAGCCCCAGTCCCCTGCCCTGGCTCAAGCACCCTCTGAATAGTCAGCAGCATCCAGATGGAGCAGAAGCCCCCTCCCCGGCTTGCCACCGGGACCTCTGCTCATCTGGCTCCTGGATGTTTGCAGTTATGTTATTTTTCTGCTCTTGAGAAACTGTGTGCCCTGATGAGATTCctcatccctctccctttgcagaAGAAACACTATGAGTTAGGTACGGCTCTTTTTCTTGTAGGGAGTGACTTGCCAAATGACTAGGACAGTACATGCTCTGCTGTTCTCTGGGTGGTGAGTGTGGAATGGGCCTTCTCTCTGGCCTCCCAAGACTCCCCATGTTCGGGGAAGCTGTAGGGTAGAGAATAGGGCCACGCAGGTCAAGGTTCCAGCCTGGCAGTCCTGCAGTGTCTGTGTGAGCTTCACTAAGACAATTGGTTTCTCTTGGTCTTGATTGGTCCTTATggaatctgaaagaaaatttctCTGGACATATAGGCCCCTCTGGATCTGGGCCAggcctcctctgctctctcttatcaagtttctttcttccttttttttttttttttaagattttatttatttattcatgagagacacacagagacaggcagagacacaggcagagggagaagcaggctccatgcagggagcctgatgtgggactcaatcccggttctccaggatcatgccccgggctgaaggcggcgccaaaccactgagcacccccgggctgccctctgaggCCGGTTTTAAAAACCAAGCAGATGTTCTCCTAACCATCCCATCCAGTTAAGTCTTTCCCATTTGGTCTCTGAGAAGAGCCAGTCATGGAGAATGTGCACTCATTTGTAGAGATTAGAAGAGGAAACGTCTGGTCCTTCAAGATCATTGCTTTGCTGCTTTTGAAAAAGATGCCACAGGCCATGTGCTCTGCAGCAGAAGGGCTCCCAGGCTCTCGCTCCTGAGGTCTTAGCACTGGGCGGGAGAGGTGGTCAGAGTCAGCAGTCATGGGCTTGCACGCCACTTCTCAGCCTTGCTTACATGAGATCAATGCCTTTGCAGATAGCCACTCTGAAACCAGCTTAACAGGATCCCCTGCCACTGGACACGGATACAGCTAAGCGGTCTGGGCATTGCGTCTGGAGCTCGCTCCATTGATCTTTATTAAGCTTTTGCTGGGTCCCCGGGGGTGTTATTAAATGGAGCCATGGCAAAGCCACGTCTGTTTTGCTCTAAAACTGTAACGGGGCATTGCACCCTCTGCTCAAGGCTTCGGATAGTCTTACAGGAAAAATTTCTCTTCGAATTTAGGGCCAGGCAAACTTTGCCTCCCGTGCAGGAAGTTAGGTTGCTACTCTTTTGACAATGAGAAGGAAGATGGGGAAGGAAGACATGCATTGTGTGTATACTCTGCACACGCAACGTGTGCACAGGGCTGCCTCACATGCCCTGCAGGTTAGGTAGTATTCTTCCCCCGTtttctcagagaaagaaatgtaCCCATTTCTGCCCgattctccccttccctcccacactGTCTTTCTGAGGGATCATGGttactttttcttcttggctTCCAGGGTGCTTGGTGTACAATgtagtattcctttttttttttttttttaaatttttatttatttatgatagtcacagagagagaaagagaggcagagacacaggcagagagaagcaggctccatgcaccgggagcccgacgtgggaatcgatcctgggtctccaggatcgcgccctaggccaaaggcagacaccaaaccgctgcgccacccagggatcccacaatgtAGTATTCCATCTAGTAACTATATTCACTGAGCCTCATGGTTagcatatttattccttttttttttttaaagatttatttatttatttgttcatgatagacacacagagagagagagaggcagagacacaggcagagggagaagcaggctccatgccgggagcccgacgcgggacttgatcccaggactccaggatcgcgccctgagccaaaggcaggcgccaaaccgctgagccacccagggatccccagcatatttattcctattttcattGTCTCTGTGTGtaaatctatatatgtatatttttaaagattttatttatttattcatgagagacacagagcgagagcgaaagagagagagagagagagacaggcagaaggagaagcaggctccatgcaggaagcctgacgtgggacttgaccccaggtctccaggatcaggccctggactgaaggcggcactaaaccactgagccaccagggctacccatctatgtattttttaaagattttatttatgtattttgtattagAGCATGTGCACaggtgggaggggggatgagcagaaggagagggagagaatcctgggcacagagcctggctcagggttccatcttaccaccctgagatcatgacctgagccaacaccaagagttggatgcttaaccagctgagccacccagacacccctctgtCTATATTCTTTATAAGTCATCACAAAAGGtttctagggggatccctgggtggcgcagtggtttggcgcctgcctttggcccagggcgcgatcctggagacccgggatcgaatcccatgtcaggctaccggtgcatggagcctgcttctccctctgcctatgtctctgcctctctctctctctctgtgtgactatcataaaaaaaaaaaaaaaaaaaaaaaaaaaaaaaaaggtttctagaAAACAGGACAGATAAATGAGTTAAATACAATAAGTAACGTTGCACCTAAAACTTAGGCCAGCTCCTGGTGTGTTTAGGGAGAGGTGCCCCACAGGTAACACAAGTTGTGTGTGTGTCACTTAAATGGGCAGGCacggggtacctggctggctcagtcagtgtggCATGCGATTCAATCTCGCAGTCATAGgtttgagcaccatgttgggtgtagagattacttaaaaataaaatctttaaaaaaattgtatttattaaaaaaaggattttatttatttatttattcatgagagacacacatagagggagagttagagacataggcagagacataggcatagcaggctccatgcagggagcttgatatgggactcgatcccaggactctgggatcatgccctgagccaaagggagacgctcaaccactgagccacccaggtgtacccctgcaaaaaaaaaaaaaaaaaaaaaaattaatggcagGCATAGTTTCAGAGGAGGAGATGCCCTTTCTGGGTAAGTCATTCAGGGCtgacttcctggaagaggtggtaTTTGAACAAGGCCTTGAATGGGTAGAGTTGTAGAGTTTTGATGGCTATAGCACCTGTAAAGGTGTTTTCTGGTAAAGAACCAGAAAAATTCTGATGTGAAGGGAGAGGATTGGTCTGGAGGGTAAAGTGGGATGGCTGGTGATGCTTTTCCACATTGTCTCCAGCCCTGACAGTGCCTGAGAAGGCTGGAGTTAGGAGGGTTGCACCCTCGTGAGGATTAGAAGCTGAGGCCAGCAGAAGAGAAGCAACTTGCCCAGGACTCTTCTTTCAGCCTGGAACCCAGGTCACTGATTACCAGCCCAGTGCTCTCTCCTGACACCAAGGATGATGGCAGCAGGCTTGCACCTTGGCCTTTTCCTCCCATAAAGTGGTTATAAGGGTACCGACTCCCTCACACCCAGCCCAGCAAACACCATGACAAAGCCAGGCTCAAGCTTTATGGCCAAAGACATAGAGAGCACTGTTGGAGAGGAGAGCTGGCATTTGCTTTCATTACTCATATTAACAACTGCCCTTGCCAGAGGACGGGAAGAAAATTAACCAACAGGCAGGGTTCTGTTAACAGACAAATCAAAATCCCAAGCCATAGCCTTGGAGGAGAGCACGGAAAAAGCAGTTTCCCATCCTCTCCTGGCTGAAGTCCCTCATCCTTCACAAAGCTTTCCCGTGGTGGGAATGTGGTCGGGAGTCAGGGTGCGGGGGGAAGCAGAGAGTCACCGAAACTGCAGTGGGACTCTGGGACTCCAGAGACTGATCCTGTCTCAGAGCCCTGTGATAGGTGGGGTGTGGACATGCCTACCTACAGCCGTGGGAATGCTAGTCCTGCAGAGCAGAAGACTTCCAGTTATAATGTATTATAGGGCACGTGTGCACCCAGCTGTAAGGTACCACAATGACTATATTAGGGAGCACAAAACCACTGTCCTAGGGGAAgtacagggttaggttcctgcTAGCCTCTGCTCACACATTTGTTCCCAGTCGATCAATACTACGTAACCTTGTCTTATGTTTCTGTTTAAGATGCTTTATTTAATAGATACTGTTATTCATTAACATTGAAGTCAGCCAACAGCAGTAGTAGTATATCACTCACCCCTGAAGGAAGCTTATGGAACACAGGTATTTCCTCTGCAAGGCACACATCCCTGGTCAGAAATAGGGGATGGTGCTTCGGCCACTTCAAAGGGTGAAATCGCCaacaaaaagcagagaaatatgAAAAGCGTGGCACCAAACAGAACCCCAAAAGGACGTTAGTTTACGGTCTGAGAGCTGAAAGAAAAAGGTGGTGTCAGCTTATTCAACCTTAGGTGGGATCATACACACAGGATGACTCAAAATTTTTCACTGCCCTGCACATGTTGGCATTGATTTTAGTGAGTAAGGAA
Proteins encoded in this region:
- the LOC112676474 gene encoding basic proline-rich protein-like → MLPGRRRGLRAHLYAAAPPCPARPSGRCCPGPPGPPGPPGPPGPPGPPRPPRPPRPPRPPRPPRPPRPPRIPPVGGGPAPPSGRAGSGGESRREGPPPPAPGAGLRRKNPADSGPARGLPAGGGPPHHRQPRQGPGAERTGRRGLLRSSLETKLRSKRTARTRRTTSRGACSVTGSPLRPSPGCRRLASETRLPVLSHLKKQKSHLTPEKPLELQEIFFSAKKVERTS